Part of the Acomys russatus chromosome 19, mAcoRus1.1, whole genome shotgun sequence genome, GAAAAAGTCTGGGGCCTGAGCAAGAAGCCCACCGGGGTGCATCACCGTCACTCCTTTTGAGTCCAACTCCCTGTcgatgggggaggaaggaggcagttGGAAGAGGGAGAGGCCCAGGGAAATCTTTGAAGGGTTGGGGCGCAGGTCCATCTCACCCCGGCGCACCCCGCAATCCGGCTGCTCCCCTCATCATTCACAGTATAAAGCTCTCCAGCAAAGACGGGCGTCGCAGCGCCCCCTGCTGCCTGAAACCAGAAAGGCCCAACGAGGACGGCCAAGGGCGGCTAAGggtgaaggggtggggggtgggggtgagagggacATGGCATAATACTGCACAGGGGTGGGCGCGGGCCTGAGTCGGGACGGGGCTCTGTagcagatgaagaagaaaaaaaaaaaaaaaatccgaccCGAGCCAGTTttcccagaaaggaaaaaagactgGACAGTCAGCTAGGGGTTCACATTTTAGAATCAGCGGGGAAGTAGGGTTAGCGGACTCCCAAATAGAGCATCGACTTCCCtcggtgggggggtgagggggctcAATTCGTCCCGGAGGAGGTGAGGTTTTTGACCTCTTGGAAATGTTCGGTTCATCAGCTAGGGCCGGAGGGAGCAAAAGAGAGCTAGCTATCATGGTCACCCTGCACCCcggagggtggggtaggggaagagaaaaggacaggGCTGTCATTTCCTCGTTGGGCCTTTCTGGGGGTGCATGCCAGCTCGACCTCAAGCCCACCCTGCACCCCACACCCAGCACACTTTCCCTTCCAGCCTCACGCAAGACGCCAAAAGTGGGCGTCgcatcccacccacccacccatccatccctatTAGAGTTGAAGTGACAGAACAAATAGATGTCGGTAGGAGGGATGTccatcccccgccccaccccctgtCCCCAAAGTCACCAGCTCTCCGGCCTCGCCGGGGCAAAGAAACCAGAGATGGAGCACAAAACGCAAAGGAGGTCCTTCCGTCCGTCCTGTCCGATGCGGAGGCGGCAGTCGGGTCAGACAGAAGAGTCAAGGGGTCcacacggggacacacacacacacccccgacCGActgcttctttccctctcctcctcttcctcctccttcttgttccttgcgggtttgtttgtttgtttgtttttgttttgtctaaagAGTTCACAGAGCAAGAAGGGAGGGCGAGTTCAGGGGGTCGGACGGCTGCTCGCTGCCGCTGGTGCGTTGGGCGCCGGCGAACGCGGAGACCTCCGGGCAGGTGAGGACAAACGAGGAAGTGTACGAAGGGCTAACAACGGGGAAGGGGTCGCCGAGGACTTGAACTTCACTGTGTGTAAAGAGAGAAGCCGTCAGGTTGGGGGGTGCGTCTCGGCTGGTCTGGAAGGGCAGGGGCGGTGGTGGAGGGGGCGGCAGCAGCCAGCCGAAGCCGTCTTCCTTAGCGGATGTTGACCCTGGCAAATCTCTCACCTCGGCCAGCGGGCCTGGCCCCGGCCCCTCTTCGTAGGGGATCTTGCAGCCCGGTTTGTGGGCCACCAGGACAAACTCCAGGCGTTCCTTCTCTTTTTGCAGCTCGGCGATCTCCGACTCCAGCTCGGCTTTTTCCTCTTCCAGCTGATCCGTTTCCTAACGGAGGCCAgccgagggggggggggggcaggtcataggagacagaaagaaaggaaaaacattggTCAGCGACTACGCCAAGTGGCTCGTCCCACCCATACTACATTGCGGCtgctggtgggtggtgggtggggggtgcTGGACAGCTCCCTCCCGACTGATGGCAGCAACCCCTGACAGAGAGACTCTTGGTAGACTATGAGActtggagcctcagtttcccccatctgACCAAAAGATGGTTGAGAAAAGGCCAGACGAGAACGGAAGTCTCTGATGGGCAAGAACTCCAAGGCTGGTGTGGAGGTGAGGCTGCGGCAGCGGGAGGGCTatttgtttgaggccagccagtacTAAGGAGCACTCTGCCTTAAAGGGGGTGAAAGGGCCACtaggctcagtgagtaaaatcGATTGCCAGCAAGCCTGACGAGTTGAGTTTGCTCCCTGGGACCCACCAgatagagagaaccaactctgaaaattgccctctggcctccatgtgtgtgctgtggcacacctgcacacacgtgaacataggcaaataaataaataaataaatgcaataattttcttaaagagaaaaaagaaaagcacttgaAGTTTGTTGAGTGGGTAAACAATGGTTATCggttgttgttgctatttgttttttgggttttttgtttttgtttttgtttgtttgtttgtctttttagtgTGGTTCTGTTGCCTGGCTCCTTGGGCCTCCCAGTAGGAAAGCAGAGGTGTGCCCTGGTTTCAGGGGGCAGGAGGTATGAAACCTTCGGGCATAAAGTGAGTGAGGAACCTGAGGTAGAAGGAAAAAGGAGCGGGTTGGGTGGGTGGAGGACACCACCAGCTCAAGTTCGGGAGGACTGTAGGTGGCTGGGGCAGCAGGTAAGAAACTGACGTAGCATAAAATAATTTAGTTTCTAGCCATCTGggatgaggggggaaaaaatggaagCATGGAGGCAAAATGGACCATTCTTTATCCAGGACAAAGGGAGAGAATTACTTCCTCCATCTTGTCCCCTTAGGCTGAGAGAAAGCCAGGAGGGTGACATGTGGGGACATCCGGGAAAAGTGGGCAACAGCAGGAAataaacgggggggggggcgggaaggaaGGGTTTGAGCATGCGCATAGCGCTCCGCCATCAGGCTGCACTGCCCTTTGTTTCCTAAATGGGAACCCTCGCTCAGGACCTCAGGATGTAGGCATAGtgagaaagaaatggggaagggggCGGGCAAAGGAAGTCAGAGAGCCCCCAGCACAGCCTCGCCACAGCCCAGAAGCTCTCCTTACCGCCTGGAGTCGATCTGTCAGCTCCCTCCGACGGTTTCTGCACTTGGCCGCAGCCAACTTGTTGCGCTCTCGGCGGACCCTTcgcttctcttcttcttctggtgTAAGCTGAGCCAAAGAGATGAGGGCCGTGAGATTTGGGTATCCCTCTATCAGCCAGCCCCGAGAAACCCCCCTAGAACACCCCCAAACAACAACCACTAGTCTTCACTGGCAGGAATGATGAAGTTCCTTCCATCTTGAGGCCTTGAGGCCCCCCTCCCCAACTTAATAGTGACAACGCTACGGTCACCCTCTctcacctccctcacccccaggttaactttttcaaaataatgatCTCTTGCAGTCCAGGTTGGATTCAAACTCAGTGCGAAGCACCAGCTGGCTTCCAACTCGCGATCCTTCTGTCTGcacctccagagagctggggttacagacctgCCCAACCATTCCTGGTGTATGCTGTGCACGCCATCGCGCACACCATCATGCACACCAGTAAGCACGccagcaagcactccaccaactgagcccaAATCCCTAGGCTCCTCCAGATTAACTCCTGAGGCCTCATACTTACTGTCTCTTCTCGGGGTCTTCTAGGCCTGGCTCTGGATGGGCGGGCAGGCCCGGGTCCACTGGTGGCAGCGCTGGTTGAAGGCCCAGCACTTCCGCTTGCTCCAGCAGCGCTGTAGGCACTGAGGCCCGGGGTTGAGTAGCTGGTTCCTGGCATGTCATAAGGGTCAACAACCGGAGGTTGGGAGGCCAGTGGCTGCCCCTGGGACTGGGCCATGGAAGAGATGAGGGTGGGTTGCACAAGCCACTGGAGGTCCTGGCTGGTTGTAATTGCGGTGACCGTTGGCACGAAGGAGCCGGGCATTTCCCCGAGACCGGCGCACTCCTACGGGgtgagacatacacacacaggcgtAGACACACAAACAAAGCCACCGACACACGCACGCccaacacacataacacacaccgACCCCTGTGAGTGAGCACAGGGTGAGcgggtgtggatgtgtgtgtcaCAGGCAAAAAGCCACAACACCCACCCTTCCACTACACCGTGACGCAGTGGTTAATGAGAGGATTCTGTTCAACTGCCATGtacctcctcctttttcctcggGGAAAGGTTGCAGCGAGTGGTGAATCACACCCCGGGTTGGTGACTcttaggtgtgtgtggggggtggtggaggggaggCTGGACAGAGCCTGGTGACAGAGCCTCCCgggatggagacacacacacacatacagtcataacaccccacccccacccccaccccagaaggaaggagagggagaggcctTAGCCCAAGCCTTCCTCTCCactcaacacacaaacacaccccccacacacacacactgcatgagGGCTCCCGCAGGGGCGGAGATCCCAGCTCCAGGGGTGTTGGGGGAAACCGGTCTAAGAGTTGAGCTCAGTCTCTTCCCTCACTGAGACCAAGTGACGGGGGTTTTTCAGTGGACTGATAGTGAACAGTGACTGTGAGGTTCCATCGGATTGTCTCGCAAGGTTTTGGGGGATGATGTAGGATGTGCATCCCAGAACCCAAGAAGCGCACAtcgccccccccaaccccccatcccTTCCCGCAAGAGGCTTAACTACTCTAGGGGGCGTGGTGAGGGAAGGGCTGACTCCCTGGCCAATCAGAGCCCTGAGAACCAGGGGAAGGCGGACCTTTTAGAGACCACCTGGCTGCCTCCCCGCCGGCTAGCTCAGCTAGTGTTTGAACACCTCGGCCGGACCCGGTGACCAAAGCGCGGAGAGCGCGTCCCGGTGTGCCTGGAGACGGGGTGGCGGCCTCCGGTTCGCCTTAGAGGCGCTAGCACTCAGCCGGGAGCCCCTTGCTTTTGACAGCAGAGGGACCAAGTCCCCACAGAGTCCTCGCGAACCCATGGGGTGGCACAGAGTCGCCCGATCGCAACCAGAATCCCTCAGCTATGCCTTTCggagacccccaccccaccccccagacacagaagaaccacaaaaagcAAGGGGACGCAGCTACGCTCTACAAATAGGAAGCGGGCGTTGATTGGCTAAAGCCCGCTCCTCGAGAACCAATCAGAAAGCCGCGCTGCCCCCTCCCCTAGCAACGTGGCCTCGGCGTTCCAAAATAGAACGTGCCCGGGACGTCAGGGGCGGGGCGGAGGGGGCGCTGCGCGCCGTGCGTGCCCCGCGTCAGACGGAGGATTCCAGCGCGTCAGCCTTTACGCACGGGTCCCCCGTTACGTCTCCGcgcaggaggcggaggcagcgTGACCGGGGTTCGAGGCTCGAACTCCCGCCGGGTGGAGGGCGACCGGGGCCCTGCAGTCGGCGCTTGgaaggaggagggatgaggaggaggcTACTGGAAGCTTCTctagagttttttgttgt contains:
- the Fosb gene encoding protein FosB isoform X2, with protein sequence MFQAFPGDYDSGSRCSSSPSAESQYLSSVDSFGSPPAAAASQECAGLGEMPGSFVPTVTAITTSQDLQWLVQPTLISSMAQSQGQPLASQPPVVDPYDMPGTSYSTPGLSAYSAAGASGSAGPSTSAATSGPGPARPSRARPRRPREETLTPEEEEKRRVRRERNKLAAAKCRNRRRELTDRLQAETDQLEEEKAELESEIAELQKEKERLEFVLVAHKPGCKIPYEEGPGPGPLAE
- the Fosb gene encoding protein FosB isoform X1, with amino-acid sequence MFQAFPGDYDSGSRCSSSPSAESQYLSSVDSFGSPPAAAASQECAGLGEMPGSFVPTVTAITTSQDLQWLVQPTLISSMAQSQGQPLASQPPVVDPYDMPGTSYSTPGLSAYSAAGASGSAGPSTSAATSGPGPARPSRARPRRPREETLTPEEEEKRRVRRERNKLAAAKCRNRRRELTDRLQAETDQLEEEKAELESEIAELQKEKERLEFVLVAHKPGCKIPYEEGPGPGPLAEVRDLPGSTSAKEDGFGWLLPPPPPPPLPFQTSRDAPPNLTASLFTHSEVQVLGDPFPVVSPSYTSSFVLTCPEVSAFAGAQRTSGSEQPSDPLNSPSLLAL